ATGTAGTAACCAACGTCATTAGTATTCTACAAAAAAAACTGTTGAAGATTGAAACAATCATTTCAATTCAGAGAAATAATGTAGGCAATAAATAGTTCCCGACACTTGGGAGAAGTATAAAACCTTTATAAAAATAGAAAAGGGCATAATAGTTTTGTAATATACATCTGGACAATTGCTTCTTTCCATTTCTATAAAAACACTAAGTTAATGGAAGTCTAAGGGATTACTGTGTTTGTTGTAGtgattaacatttatttaacgtCGCCAATCATGAAATGCTAGAGTTTagttaataataaatacacacactGGAATAAAAATCTGCAGGGATGTCAGTATTTTGAGGGAGTAGTCTCATCTAACCAGCTCTGAGAGGTAGAGCAGACTACTTGAACTGAGGATGAATAATTACAAAACTTTTTGGTTAACGAgagaaaaaataaaatacaaataaattataATATCTAATTAGAGCATTATTTTTGCATCGGTAATTAGTAGTAGAGCTGATTGGATAATTTAGGATGAATCTGACAAATGTTAACTTCGAAAAGTCCCAATGTTGCTCTTTTCCAGGACACTCGATTGCTGCAAGCCCACAATGCCAAGTGATATTCCATTTAGTGTTAGAAGGAGGACTGCTGCTCTACTTGAATTGACAGCTAAAAACAGAAAGGAAATAGattgaatgtaaaaaaaataggCTCGTTTGAAGTTAAAGATCATGGGTGAGTAGAGACTAAGTTATTGCCACTACTGAAGTCACCGTTCCTCACTTAAAAGAAGACATGTGAAGGGCAGCATTAGACAGAAGGTCAAATTTACACATCTGACAGGTGGGGAATAAAATTACTCAAGCCAGATGACACCTTAACGGCTGTGTTCATAAAGTAGGACCCAATTATTCCTCCCTTCACACACATTCAGCACAGTATTTGTTAACAACGCAGGATCCCATACGCTCTCTGATAttcaattgaaaaaaagggtgAAATATTTCAGATAAACTACACTACATCCCTGAAGCAAGGGTGTGGCGTTGTGACATTGTCCTGAGACCAATCAAGAGGTTGGCAAGTTAAATATCTCACAAAACCATTCAAGGCAATACTGCTGACGTCTTACAAATCAATTCATTCAGTTGTAAAAAACTATATTTTGCTCCAAAATATGTTGAGAACAGAAATTCAAGCTTCTTCttgtttaataaataaataaataaaaaaacaaacaaaagtaaAAGCCTACTGTATGCAATGTATTCCTGGTACAGCATCACAAATAGACTTTTCAGGCAACTTATAAataaaacttcttttttttttaaatggctcaTCTGCTGGAGTGAACTCAGATCTTGCGTACATAATTGATCATTGCAGTTGGCAAACAGCTATTGTTCTCTTGCCATTATCCGGTGCATGGTCTGTCCACCCTCATTTCAAAAAGGCAGTTCTCTGGAAGGCTCTGCGTGACGCATCAGAGCGTTTAAGAACGCAACCATGGGGATGGTTTGGTTATGATGGGATTAAATTTGGAGTGGGGTCAGGTGGCATGATTAGGTGGTGGTGGGAGCAGGGGTGAAAATCAAGGGGATATTTTGCCAACTGGCTGTCATTGTGCAACATCATTATGACTCAACTTTTACACAGCAAACTAATGACACCTTAACTTAAAATGAACAAATAAAATTACGTTTAAAAAAgaaaaattcaaaatacaaaaacagAACGCAAGTATCCAGTTTCAGTTGAGCAACATCCTTTTGCATGTTGCTTTTGTTTTCTGCTTGCGTTTGTTAATACAGAGAATAAAAAGGAGTGACCCCAGCAAAGTGGTAATCTTGTAATGCGCAAAGGGAGAGGGAAGAATGAGGCGAGGGTAGGGGTTTGCAGCAGGGTTTTAGTTTCTTATTCACACTCCACTTACCAGAAGGAAAAAAAATCCTAACCAAGTCCAATTGAGAGAAAGCATTCAATATGGCTTGCTGTCATTTTTGGATCTCTTCAGCTGCACCTTTAGTCGCTTCATGCCAATTTGGAAACCGTTCATCGACTGAATGGCGGCCTGGGATGAGACTGGATTGTCATAACTCACAAAGCCTGTAAGAAAATCcagataaaatatttttttaaatcaatcctTGCCTTCATAATAAGAACACACTATAGACCGTGATGTGCTGTTTTCCCCATCCACCAGCATACCAAAACACTTGCTGAGGTTGGTCTGCTTGTCAATGAACACCTTAGCGGAAATAACGTTGCCAAAGGGCATGAACATCTGGAGCAGATCCTGGTCTCCAAACTCCTgggggaggtggtagatgaacaAGTTGGCTCCCTCAGGGCCTTAAGAGAGCAGAGCAGGAAATCATTTATTACAAAGTCTGACACAACAAGATGGTAATGAATACAATTAAGCCAGAGGCAAACATTTGGTTTTTGACAGACTAACAGCATTTCAAAATGTTATCTGAGGAGCCTTCTGATACAGATTTATGCTCATTTTAAAATGACATTTCCTACAACAAGTACTGtcagtggcggttctagcttgtatggctccctgggcgGACACCCCCCCTCGCCCCCCATTTGTGTTGATTTTGCACTCAAGcgtcaatacattacccatcccccaacacggtcaaccaagagtcaagactaaaccaattcaccttggtggtgtgcagactggtttAATATTATTCTTTAACCAGAAAAAATTAACTATTtattcacagtattatgaatgaattgtggtttatttggttGCATTTGGTAGTGTGACTGATTTCACTAATTGCATTactactgtacaaagttagaggtgtaCTATTTGATAGAtacccctacctccctacctcagGGTTCCAGTGTGGAgccctgaggtcaacctacccccaccccctctcataCTTCTGAGTGagagaccttcccaggcagtagcctgcctaaCTCACAGactagaatcagggcgcccactccgacaaggttaattgacccacagcCCCACACAGGGACATGATATCATTGTCGTGATGTGCAAATGAGTGATAGAAAACCGATcgcgcaaatgtcaccattcTGATTTTTTTTGTGCGGGCGCCCCGTGCCGACCACAGCAAGATGCCTCCCTGGGCGGCTGCCCATGTCACCTATACCTAAATCCGCCACAGAGTACTGTGAAAACATTTCAGAATGTTGCAATTAAATCTTACCCGTGCTCCGGCTGTCGCTTGCTGTTGCAGCATATTTAAAACAAGACAGAACCCTCAGCAGGTGACAATACATATTTTCACCAATCCCACACTAAGGTCACATAAAAAATTAGGTAATCTATAACTAAGCTCTTAATATCCCTTGCACTAGTACTACAATCAAACGTCAATCACAGCATAGCACGTGATCGCTGTAGAGCAGTCATTTCAGTTAACACAAATCTCCCCATACCCCCAGTCAAACCCCTTTATGCCCCATCTCGATCCCCCTACTTGCCTTCCTTCTGGCTTCCTGCAGCACTGACACTCTGTTGGGAGAGCAGGCTCTGGTTGTAGAGGCTGGGGAGGGCAGCAGCAGCGTACTGCTGGATCCCAGAGTAGGCCTGGGTAAGGGCCTCCATGGTGCTACTGGTTCCGTTCGACAGGCCCCCGCTGCCTAGACCGCCGTTCAGGGCTGCCATCCCTAGACACAGGAGCTCTGTTACAAGATTAGGGCTAGAATACTTTGTATATGTATCACGCACTCTTCAAATTTAAGGTAATAGATTTGTGTTAAATTAACGAATACAAATATGTTTTGAGTCTGCTAACCTGCAAGTGAGCCCATGTTAAGGCCGGCTCCAGCCCCTGCGGCCAAAGACTGCAGCGCCCCTAAGGAGGCCATGGGGTTCATTGAGTTGTTGTTACAGGAGGTGGGTGACGATCCTGCTGTAGAGATGAGTCAACCCCAAAACATTTAATCACATGGAGGAAAACGCCACCATTTGACTCCGCTAGTAGGACTTCAAAGTCTTAATTCACAGACCAGGGAACATAAAGCAGAGACTAGGGATGGGAAGGCAACAGGAGGAAAGGTTAATGAAACACAACCAACAGGGTTCACAGAGACGAGTCAGGGGAATAAGGTTAAAGATACATACAGgtgaggggggggggttgagagaaAAAAAGCGGGACCAACCCTTGTAGGCGTCCCATGATGAGTGTGCCTGCTGTCCAGTACTCGTACCTGAGCTGGTGAGCACGCTGAGGGGACTGCTAGAGTTGGTGAGAGCGCTGCTGCCCGTGGGCGTGGCGCTGGCCGCTGCTGCCAGGGCAGCCAGGTTCTGCATGGCATTCAGCCCTGAGACACACGCATAATCTGCACTTAATACGGGCCATGGAACCTAGATCTCGCTTAGGTCAATATATAGGTTACACTGAGTTTCCAACACAATCTGAAATGTGTGAGATGGGAGGCAAAAGTAGAAACTTAACAGCCCATTCAATAAACACAACTAGGGCACTGGCCAAAACACACAGAAAGCAGATACAATGCAGTGATATGTGGGGTAAGTCAAGAAGATGGATTATGAGCTGACTTTGGTAACGAGGTAAACAGTTCGAATCAATTCGGATGAAGTTTCAACATGAATTTAAAGCAGGCTTTGTAAAATCTTGAACAATTGTAGCTTGCCCCATGACATACCCTGTGGTTATCATATTGGAATGAAAACATTAATTACTCAGTTCTTGCTATGATGAATTCGATAAGTAGCCACTCGCTGCAGCAGACACACTGCTAGAAaccagatttaaaaaaaacaccagtttgtgtgttagtgttaaCGTCTGGAGATTCCTAGTGACAGCGCGTTTCAGCTCAAAATTCAATTCATAAATGAGGAGCAGGTTTTGAACACGGTCCCTCACCACTGCTTGACAAACACAGCACACTTGAGAGTTCAGGCATGCAGAGAATGACGCACGCAGCAGAATCAATAACGCACATCTTCACCAGGCACACTACAGGTGGCAGTTGGATGGGGGAGGAAAACACATTTAGAGTGCAGGTGTAAGAATGGAaaggggggaagagaggtgggAAATGTCTGCTTTTACCTGACATACCAGACATGGGATGAAGGTTGTTGAGGGCATTCCCAGAGGTGGCAGACTGCTGGAGGAGCTGTAAATAAAGCTAGACATTACACCAAAACAGAGAACACAAACGGGTCAGGACTGCATCCGGGACTGTGCTTTCAGGAAAGAAAAAAGGTAAAGTGGGTTGAGTAGGACAGAGGAAGGGTAAAAGGACAGGAAAGAATGGAGGTGTAAATGTTGGTGATAACGAGAGGGGAAGAGTCACAGAGAAAATCCAGAAAAAAACATGACGCTGGGAAACACAGTGGGATGAAATGAGAGTTAAGAGGATTTAAATGGAAGGCAAGACAGCGAAGGAAGAGGTTGGAAGATTTTCACAGCACACCCATGGAGCAGCACTAACATCGTAGAAAGCTCTGCCGTTTATATTGGACTGGCCACATAATTGGAGGGAGAGATCCACTCCCCATTTAGAATTAAAGAAGCCAATTGAAAACTTATCAGGTCTTTAGGTGAGTTGAGACTAGATGGCCATTTAACATAGATAATTGGAAACAATGAAAATATAAATCTCTGACAGCAAACCAAGCAAGGAGGGTGGGAGTTGGCTGGATGCAGAAAATGCGCGACTCATACAGAAGAAACAGATCATGTGTCTACTCCCTAAGGTCAGGGAGAATACTTACGAGGCAAAACTCAAAATGTTCAATCAAAGGAAACCTTACGCCAAATCAAGTCTAATAACAAATTGACAATATGGCAGTCGATgctctagagcaggggtgtcaaatcacgttatttgtcacatgctttgtataGGTGTAGATTAATAGGTGTAGATTAAAAGTGGAATGCTAACTTAGTTCACAACAATGCAGGGATAAAAATAGAGATATAATAGACAAgcaacacaaggaataaatacacaatgagtaactaaTTATTTCGCTATATACACggtgtaccagtaccgagtcgatgtgcaggggtacgcagcagatatgtaaacataggtagggataaagtgactaggcaacaggatatataataaacagtagcagcatgtGAGTCAAGAGTTAATGCAAAAGCGGGTCAACGCAGATAGTTAAACCGGAAGAGTCATTCAAAAGCATAAAGTGATTTGATAAGAGCTTTGATCGAAAATGCAAGCCTGATGCAACCTGAGCCTGATGAGCCATACTTTAAATACATTTTGTGAGCCtcacataaaaaatatatacatttaatcCCAAAACCAAAAAAGCACAAATGATTGTGACGTTAGCCAATACATATTAGGCACGACAGAAAAACATAAAAGCCCATAGATGTAGCTAGCTGGAATGTATTCAGACTGCTTgccttttttctcattttgttatgttacagccttattctaaaatgaattaaaacaaaatgtttttcctcagtcaataaataccccataacgacaaagcaaagaCAGGTGCATTcataagggccttggtcagggaggtgaccaagaaccccatggtcactctgacagagctccagagttgcaGTGCATTTAGAAATGCACTGCAAGTGTGTATTATttatatttcatagttttgatgtcttcactattctacaatgtagaaaatagtacaaataaagaaaaaccctggaatgagtaggtgtttcaacttttgactggtacgatCTCTCGATCTGTCAAAGGTtttaacacctactcattccagggtttttctttatttttttaagcgTTAATACAGGACTTGaatgaatcatactacaccggcgacgacgcttgtcggatgtggcagggcttgcaaactgttACAGACTACAAAAGAGAAGCatagccacgagctgcccagtgacatgaaccTACCAGACTAGCTAAAATACTTCTATGCTTGCGTCGAGGCAAGTCAccctgaaacatgcatgagagcaccagctgtttcggacaactgtgtgatcacgctcgctGTAGCCGATGTAAGTAagtcctttaaacaggtcaacattcacaagtccgcagggccagacggattaccaggaagtgtactcaaagcatgcgctgaccaactggcaagtgtcttcactgacattttcaacagtccctgtctgtaataccaacatgtttcaagcagaccaccattgtccctgtgcccaagaacactaaggtaccctgcctaaatgactatcgccccatagaaTTCACATCTgtggccatgaagtgctttgaaaggctggtcccagaaaccctagacccaatccaatttgcatactgcaccaacaaatccacagatgaagtatcactattgcactcaacactgccctttcacacctggacaaaaggaacacctatgtgagaaagctattcattgactacagctcagcgttaaacaccattgtgccctcaaagctcatcacaaagctaaggaccctgggacaaaacaccctatgcaactggattctggacttcctgacgggccacccctaggtggtaagggtagggaacACACCTGCCGCGCTGATCCAcaacgggggcccctcaggggtccaTGCTCAATCCCCTCCTGCTCTCCCTGTTCaatcatgactgcatggccaggcacgactccaacaccatcaagtttgctgatgacacaacagttgtaggcctcaccaacaacgatgagacagcctatagggaggtcagagacctggttgtGCGGTGCCAGGACAACGTGatcaaggagatgattgtggaagaggttgagagcttcaagttccttggtgtccacatcaacaaatgaacatggtccaagcacaccaagacagtcgaagTTTTTCAGCCCCTcagattgaaaagatttggcatgggtcctcaaaaggttctacagctgcagtacatctctggggccaagcttcctgccatccttgatctctataccaggcggtgctagtggaaggccctaaaaatggtcaaagactccagccaccccagtcatagagtgttctctctgctacctcacggcaagcagtaccagagcaccaagtctaaaaggcttcttaacagcttctacccccaagccataggactcctgaacagctaatcaaagggctacccagacccatCCTTTACGCTGCGGCTACGCTCTGTTTCTAATCTAACTctccctacatgtacatactacctcaattacctcaactaaccagtgctcctgcaaattgactctgtactggtaccccctgtatcctcgcttgttattttactgctgctatttaattATTTGTAACTTTTAATTtcaaagtaagcatttcactgtaaggtctactacacctgttgtattcagcgcatgtgacaaataacattgatTTGACGACAACAATATTTGAGTGATAGGCTGTTTTAAAACTCTGCTGCTGCAATAACATATTTACAATAAAACAAGAAGGTGACCCCCAAAAGCCAGATGGAAATGTGAAAATTAGACAtgtatttgttatttttattactgtagcataggctatgctgcagcaaatgtaggcctacctgtcacaagaaaaaaAGTAACCATAAGAtaggtctacatgcattgtgaacAGCACACAATACGTGCTGACATGTGCTGTCTGTCCACAAAATAAGCGTTGATTGATCATGCAGAGAGGACCGCAGAGAAGCAAGATTTAGACATTGCATATAATTTAACAGTTTCATTTCAAGTCATGATGTTGATTTAAATAATTTATAACAAATATACCAGTTTCTCTCAGTTATTTATTGCAGAAAAGGGGAGTGGTTTTgggcagtaaatctcagtaaccgGGTTCCCGCTATACAACCCTaatcggtaccacttgccgtacggaagcagagagaacagtctatgacttgggtggctggagtctgacaatttgtagggccttcctctgataccgcctgcTAGAAAAGGTCCTGGATCGCAGGGAGCtcggccacagtgatgtactgggccgtacgcactaccctctgtagtaccttgcggtcggatgccaagcggTGCTGCAGGCAGTCAAAGATGCtcaaatggtgcagctgtagaacttttgaggatctgagggtccATGccgaatcttttcagcctcctgaggtccttagtgatatggacaccgaggaacttgaaggaCTCATGACACTCCACTACAGacccgtcaatgtggatgggggcatgttCGGCCcaccgtttcctgtagtccatgatcagctcctttgtcttgccgaCATGTAGGGAGAAGCTGTttacctggcaccacactgcaaaCTCAATATACTTTTAAATAGTGATGCACCGACATTTGTCCGATactgatattttccttgccaaaaaacaacaaacatttttgcggccttttaagcattctagtacagttaaatagttcacacaaacacagacacagcggtctaaggcactgcatctcagtgcaagaggcgtcactacagaacctggttcgaaaccaggctgtatcacatccggacgtgattgggagtcccatagggggccgcacaattggcccagcgtcgtccgggtttggctcttattgtaaataagaatttgttcttaactgacttgcctagttaaacaaaggttacaCACGCACACCAAAAAGTCATTTGGTTGGAATGTACGTATGTCCCCACTACCAATAAAAcacaatcaaaacctatttctttcacttacttgctatgctgtttcgttgttcatttcttcagtcgtttcattctcaaccaatAATTTAATGCATTCATTTTTTAGGTagttacacattgattacactatcactcgtatttcatatgtcacaacgattcatcgatacatatgctatgatgctggtaaagttgtctcgctcACCTACAGTGGCTAGTCataaaaaaaagctagctagctcatggatgcaaacaatgttcttccccaataacatagcaaaacgacaatctgtttgagtagctatatagttagctagctaactatatagctaggtgtcacaTAAAATacccctaatttataagacagttcttatttgattaatggcgGTCGTAACcacctatgtgaagctagccacaataaggattcggcacaatagtggaatttgcggttagccttcaaaataaaactgTCATTGAGTgatacaaatgaataaaaatagTCGAATTATGTGATAATTGAATAGATCATGCTAAACGAGGTTGGAATGTTATAAAAATCAAAAGACAAAATGTTAATTTGACCAAGATCTGTAGAAATCACACTGCATGTATTATACTTTAGAACtgcattgggggcatacttattccactgtacagccttacctatggattgtggatcaatgacatggggcatcagtctactcagtgacaccctgaGAACATTCGTGTCGTAGCTCTTATTGCAGGAAACAACtgaattgagccacatttattgtcaacctatgtgtattgaacactattccggaggaaaaacaatactgcgtggatgttttggagtctgataactctgaggatgttggtaaaaaaatatattgggtattgagtagactgataccccatttcattgatccccaatccttagttaaagctgtacagtgcaatatgaatgtcaatacacacaataggctgactggggaggttaTTTCACACAGTCATAGACCCGCAATAAGAGCTACAACGCTAATATTTGCACAAACTCttcagttgtgttctgtgggtgtcatcAAGTAGACtaataccccatttcattgcttcacattccaaccttgtttaacattatctagtctaaatatggcatgattccaccaattgtaaACTTCTGCAACACTTTCAAAGAGgtacttaaaaaataaataatactgTTTacacccttttctccccaatttcatggtatccaattgttagtagttactatcttgtctcatcgctacaatgcttgggagagacgaacgtcgaaagccatgcgtcttccgaaacacaacccaaccaagccacactgcttctttaacacagcgcgcatccaacccggaagccagccgcaccaatgtgtcggaggaaacactgtgcacctggcgacctggttagcgtgcactgcgcccggcccgccacaggagttgctggtgtgcgatgagacaaggatatccctactggccaagccctccctaaaccggacgacgctgggccaattgtgcgtcgccccatggacctcccagtcgcggccggctgcgatagagcctgggcgcgaacccagagtctctggtggcacagctagcactgcaatgccgtgccctagaccactgcgccacccaggaggcccaaggtacttttattttgaaggcaaaccgcaaattcgACTATTGCGCCTAATCCTTATTGTTTCACAACATAACCCAGtcaagcctcactagccagatgaagctagccggctgcttataacgttagctttgggcaacagggttaagtagctggcaaGCCATTTATTTTCATTAACtaaagttcaatttcaataagCGAACAACAATACTTACTCAGAAGAAtgcctaaatcattgctaagaataatgaaaatgactgcagtttctactggtcaatgttttcaggctggttgcattggtgctagctaggtaccaagcgaaagctagctaccccagaagttgggGTCGAACAACTGATGCTTTATTACTAAACGCGGTATTGTAATAGTTTGGCCCATAGCATAGTTTGTGAATTGTGTTTACAGACTTaggtacagctttgacagtgcaaCTGATCGTAGTGGTGTCGTGTGCATGTGCAAATTCAGAAcatacaacattctataatagaagTGTTATTTGACATGTAAAATTAAAGACCCAAagggcgttccatagtatgtcgtgaaactaatagcagtgacgctattactgtgtaactccagtAGGGCAACAGGTGTacgtaccggtgctcgaccagtcagcgaaagcca
The Oncorhynchus nerka isolate Pitt River linkage group LG28, Oner_Uvic_2.0, whole genome shotgun sequence genome window above contains:
- the LOC115113481 gene encoding CUGBP Elav-like family member 1 isoform X24 gives rise to the protein MMVDHCSLNSSPVAKKMNGTLDHPDQPDIDAIKMFVGQIPRSWAEEQLRELFEPYGAVYEINVLRDRSQNPPQSKGCCFITYYTRKSALEAQNALHNMKILPGMHHPIQMKPADSEKNNAVEDRKLFIGMISKKCNENDIRLMFSPYGQIEECRILRGPDGLSRGCAFITFTARQMAQSTIKSMHQSQTMEGCSSPIVVKFADTQKDKEQKRITQQLQQQMQQLNTASMWGNLTGLNSLGPQYLALYLQLLQQSATSGNALNNLHPMSGLNAMQNLAALAAAASATPTGSSALTNSSSPLSVLTSSAGSSPTSCNNNSMNPMASLGALQSLAAGAGAGLNMGSLAGMAALNGGLGSGGLSNGTSSTMEALTQAYSGIQQYAAAALPSLYNQSLLSQQSVSAAGSQKEGPEGANLFIYHLPQEFGDQDLLQMFMPFGNVISAKVFIDKQTNLSKCFGFVSYDNPVSSQAAIQSMNGFQIGMKRLKVQLKRSKNDSKPY
- the LOC115113481 gene encoding CUGBP Elav-like family member 1 isoform X8 encodes the protein MDSIDAEGLYLSTEQHGQPQCELPQTALEVPTMGGAKKMNGTLDHPDQPDIDAIKMFVGQIPRSWAEEQLRELFEPYGAVYEINVLRDRSQNPPQSKGCCFITYYTRKSALEAQNALHNMKILPGMHHPIQMKPADSEKNNAVEDRKLFIGMISKKCNENDIRLMFSPYGQIEECRILRGPDGLSRGCAFITFTARQMAQSTIKSMHQSQTMEGCSSPIVVKFADTQKDKEQKRITQQLQQQMQQLNTASMWGNLTGLNSLGPQYLALYLQLLQQSATSGNALNNLHPMSGLNAMQNLAALAAAASATPTGSSALTNSSSPLSVLTSSGTSTGQQAHSSWDAYKAGSSPTSCNNNSMNPMASLGALQSLAAGAGAGLNMGSLAGMAALNGGLGSGGLSNGTSSTMEALTQAYSGIQQYAAAALPSLYNQSLLSQQSVSAAGSQKEGPEGANLFIYHLPQEFGDQDLLQMFMPFGNVISAKVFIDKQTNLSKCFGFVSYDNPVSSQAAIQSMNGFQIGMKRLKVQLKRSKNDSKPY
- the LOC115113481 gene encoding CUGBP Elav-like family member 1 isoform X3, coding for MDSIDAEGLYLSTEQHGQPQCELPQTALEVPTMGGAKKMNGTLDHPDQPDIDAIKMFVGQIPRSWAEEQLRELFEPYGAVYEINVLRDRSQNPPQSKGCCFITYYTRKSALEAQNALHNMKILPGMHHPIQMKPADSEKNNAVEDRKLFIGMISKKCNENDIRLMFSPYGQIEECRILRGPDGLSRCAFITFTARQMAQSTIKSMHQSQTMEGCSSPIVVKFADTQKDKEQKRITQQLQQQMQQLNTASMWGNLTGLNSLGPQYLALYLQLLQQSATSGNALNNLHPMSGMSGLNAMQNLAALAAAASATPTGSSALTNSSSPLSVLTSSGTSTGQQAHSSWDAYKAGSSPTSCNNNSMNPMASLGALQSLAAGAGAGLNMGSLAELLCLGMAALNGGLGSGGLSNGTSSTMEALTQAYSGIQQYAAAALPSLYNQSLLSQQSVSAAGSQKEGPEGANLFIYHLPQEFGDQDLLQMFMPFGNVISAKVFIDKQTNLSKCFGFVSYDNPVSSQAAIQSMNGFQIGMKRLKVQLKRSKNDSKPY
- the LOC115113481 gene encoding CUGBP Elav-like family member 1 isoform X5 gives rise to the protein MDSIDAEGLYLSTEQHGQPQCELPQTALEVPTMGGAKKMNGTLDHPDQPDIDAIKMFVGQIPRSWAEEQLRELFEPYGAVYEINVLRDRSQNPPQSKGCCFITYYTRKSALEAQNALHNMKILPGMHHPIQMKPADSEKNNAVEDRKLFIGMISKKCNENDIRLMFSPYGQIEECRILRGPDGLSRGCAFITFTARQMAQSTIKSMHQSQTMEGCSSPIVVKFADTQKDKEQKRITQQLQQQMQQLNTASMWGNLTGLNSLGPQYLALLQQSATSGNALNNLHPMSGMSGLNAMQNLAALAAAASATPTGSSALTNSSSPLSVLTSSGTSTGQQAHSSWDAYKAGSSPTSCNNNSMNPMASLGALQSLAAGAGAGLNMGSLAELLCLGMAALNGGLGSGGLSNGTSSTMEALTQAYSGIQQYAAAALPSLYNQSLLSQQSVSAAGSQKEGPEGANLFIYHLPQEFGDQDLLQMFMPFGNVISAKVFIDKQTNLSKCFGFVSYDNPVSSQAAIQSMNGFQIGMKRLKVQLKRSKNDSKPY
- the LOC115113481 gene encoding CUGBP Elav-like family member 1 isoform X26; this encodes MMVDHCSLNSSPVAKKMNGTLDHPDQPDIDAIKMFVGQIPRSWAEEQLRELFEPYGAVYEINVLRDRSQNPPQSKGCCFITYYTRKSALEAQNALHNMKILPGMHHPIQMKPADSEKNNAVEDRKLFIGMISKKCNENDIRLMFSPYGQIEECRILRGPDGLSRGCAFITFTARQMAQSTIKSMHQSQTMEGCSSPIVVKFADTQKDKEQKRITQQLQQQMQQLNTASMWGNLTGLNSLGPQYLALLQQSATSGNALNNLHPMSGLNAMQNLAALAAAASATPTGSSALTNSSSPLSVLTSSAGSSPTSCNNNSMNPMASLGALQSLAAGAGAGLNMGSLAGMAALNGGLGSGGLSNGTSSTMEALTQAYSGIQQYAAAALPSLYNQSLLSQQSVSAAGSQKEGPEGANLFIYHLPQEFGDQDLLQMFMPFGNVISAKVFIDKQTNLSKCFGFVSYDNPVSSQAAIQSMNGFQIGMKRLKVQLKRSKNDSKPY
- the LOC115113481 gene encoding CUGBP Elav-like family member 1 isoform X9 yields the protein MDSIDAEGLYLSTEQHGQPQCELPQTALEVPTMGGAKKMNGTLDHPDQPDIDAIKMFVGQIPRSWAEEQLRELFEPYGAVYEINVLRDRSQNPPQSKGCCFITYYTRKSALEAQNALHNMKILPGMHHPIQMKPADSEKNNAVEDRKLFIGMISKKCNENDIRLMFSPYGQIEECRILRGPDGLSRCAFITFTARQMAQSTIKSMHQSQTMEGCSSPIVVKFADTQKDKEQKRITQQLQQQMQQLNTASMWGNLTGLNSLGPQYLALLQQSATSGNALNNLHPMSGLNAMQNLAALAAAASATPTGSSALTNSSSPLSVLTSSGTSTGQQAHSSWDAYKAGSSPTSCNNNSMNPMASLGALQSLAAGAGAGLNMGSLAGMAALNGGLGSGGLSNGTSSTMEALTQAYSGIQQYAAAALPSLYNQSLLSQQSVSAAGSQKEGPEGANLFIYHLPQEFGDQDLLQMFMPFGNVISAKVFIDKQTNLSKCFGFVSYDNPVSSQAAIQSMNGFQIGMKRLKVQLKRSKNDSKPY